The Trichocoleus sp. FACHB-46 region AGTCAGCGCCGATTGTGCCTGTGGTTTCTCATGGGGCGCATGAAACGCTGATGGTTTTAGGCGACTTTTATGAACAGATGCAGCAATTTCATCAGTGGGGATTTCCTTGGCGACTGGATGGCAACACTGGGGTATTTCCTATCTACTTGGGGCTGCCTTGGGGAGTGGGAATCGGTCCGTTGCCTAACTTCCCTCTGCCAGTGCCAATTCAAACCCGTGTCTGTGCGCCAGTCGTCTTTGAGCGTTATGGACGAGTCGCTGCCTGCGATCGCGCTTATGTCGATGCCTGCTACGAACAAGTACGAGCCCACATGCAAAGCGAATTGGATGATTTAGTTGCAAAGCGCCAAGATCAGCCATGATTTAACCTGTTTTACCCCAGGGTGTAACGTAGGAAATTAGAACAACTCACTGAAAAACATCGTTGATTAGCGCTTCTCTGAATCAGAGGTCAGAAATGTCAATGTCTACTAGGAGATCAGGACTATCTCAACTATTGAGCCAGGTATTTAGCAGAAAGATCAAAAACAGGGAGATCAAAACTTCCAAAACCTTTCCTAGAAGTTTGGTGCTCCTCCCAGTGGTACTCTTTGCTTGCACTGCCCCCAGAGCTGAGCAACCTCAGCGTCCAGAGACAAGCACTGCTGTAGCGACAAAACAACCTGTTGAGTTGGTTGGGAATTCTTCAATCGCCAGTCACAAACAGAAAGCAACCTATTCTCTCGTAATTCACCGCAGCGATAAGCGCCTGGAAGTACTCAACAGTCAGGGCGATCGCCTGTACGAAGCCCCGATCGGGATTGGGCAGGGTGGCATGAAGGAGAAACAGGACATGGCTGACCTAGTAACGCCGACGGGTGAGATGACAGTAGACCTAATTCTCTACAAAAAATCTGCTTACAACCAAATCGCGAGCCAGAATGTGCAGCGTTTCGCTCAAAATCCGCAATTTCGTCCCCTGGTGATTCAACCGCAAGGTTTGGTTCAGCTATTCCAGAACATGAGTCGGCTTGACTTTGATGGCAATGGTAGCCCAGACAAAGCCTATGGCGACGGGTATATCGGACTCACCTCAGAAACCACAATTACAGGCCCTAAGATGAGCACGTTTGCTTCAACGCCGTACTGGTTTTCGATCGCGCTGCATGGAACTCCTAATCCCAAGAATATTGGCCAAGCGAATTCTGGGGGTTGCGTGCATCTGGCCCCCGATACCTTGAAACAGTTGATTGAGCAAAAATGGGTCCAGCTCGGCACCGCCGTTAAAATTGTGGATTAAGCTAGGATGCTAAATCCGCAATTGTGGGAGCAATGTAACCTACCTCCCGATATAGGCACTGCCATGTGAACACCCATAACATTGAGCTTCAGTCGTATTTCAGGTAAGGCATATGTCATCTCAATTGAGCAGTAAGCCAGAAAAACTTGAGGCCAAGCAAAGTACATTGTTTGATCGCACCTTTCGAGACAGTGAAGGCAAGATCGTGATTGCTCAGATGCCCAATCTCCCCCTCCTGGTTGGGTTGACAGCAACTGTTCTGCAATCCGTGCTTCCTAGTGGCAAAATCCAGACCGCATTCGATTTAGTCGCGTTTGGTGCTTTGTTTACTTGGGCCTGGCAGGAACTGTTTGAGGGAGTTAACTACTTTCGTCGATCGCTTGGCTTGATTGTATTGTTGAGTATGCTGATGCTGGGACTTAACCTCGGTAGAGTGTGAATCCTGCCAGGAAGCTCACGCCGTGAGAAGTCTCGTTAGGTGTTGAGTCATTTTGGCGAAAAGCTGTATATCCAGTTGGCCTCTGTTACAGCGCATCAATCCGATGCAGTGACTCCATCAACTCCTCAATCTCCTCATCACTAGAGCATTGCTGCACCTGAGATTTGAACCACTCTAACTCTTCTGGTTCTGTGCTTGGCCCTTGGTACACTAGCAGTGTGCCTGCCACTCGTGCCAAGGTGAGGGGTTCATGAGGCACATGATTCAGCAGGGCATTAGCGTCTTCATATAGCTGTTCTGCTGCCACCTCGTTCAGCGGTTTCCCCATCTGTGACGCAATTTCCTGCAAGCTTTGCTGAATCGATCGCTGAAGATCTGGGGGGAAAGAATAGTTCATGGTGTCTGGGTAAAGGATTTAAATGCTTTAGGATTCATTTTCTCTCTCGCCACCCTTCTAATCAGGCATTTCCTCAATGCTGCGTGGTTCACCCTTCGGCTGCTGATTCATCTCATGACGGTAACGACTGGAGGCTTCGTACACCTGCCTCCGGACTCGCTGGATTGAACCAAGTGGTCGATGCTCTGCAATGCAGTGCCAGGCGTTGAACGATAGCACTTCATCCACATAAACACGCCGCGCGGGGCTAAACGCCTCCTGCACTGGAATTGTGAGCTTGGCGATCGCCTGATAGGGACTTTCCTGCTCGGACCACGGAATCGAGGCATCTTCGATCGGCATCGTCTCCAAATTGGTGCAAAGCTGAGCACGCAGTTCATACTCGGCAGGTTGCTGACGGAAGAAATCGACAATCAGATCGCGCAGAACTGAAGAATCATTGGTTTCGACCGTTTTGCCCACGAGTGGCTGAAGACTATCTGAGATGGGAACAGCGCTAATTTTGGCAATATAGTCTCCATAACGCAAGGCAGCAGTCGTATAGTAGGTCTCTCCCAGAATGTGGGTTTCTGGCACCGTGATCCCCAACGCAGTCGGGTAGAGGTCTATTCCTACCTTTTTGGTGACGGCATTCACAGTGCGTAGGGCAGTGGTCAGAAGTTGTTGCGCCTCCTCAGGGGCACGGACCACAACCTTTTCTTGAAGTAATTGCTCATTGAGGTAGCGAGCGACATTTCCCGATGGAAAAACCGGGCGGTTGATCATCAAAAAATCTTGGGTCAGTGCGTCTGGTTCAGAGCTAAATAGCTTAGAACCTTCTACGCCGATGACCTTAATGGCCATCCCCCGAAACGCAGACATGCCATCGGGCATGATGTCACCGGGAGAGGTTGAGAAGCGAATCATTACAGGATAGGTTCGCGGTTCACGGAACAAGCCCTGCGCTAGCGGTGTAGGCAGGTTGTCATATATCGTCAGTTCCCCTTTGAGCCCACCGTGTCCTTTGGCATGGGCACCGCGCATGGCATGGCGATGTTTGTCAAACACCCTTTGCCCCATGCGGCCAACCGAGTCTAAGGTTTCGTGAATGAGCTTGTCTTCGTCGGGTTGTTTGACTTCTACATCGTCCGAGTAGCGAACGTATTGTTCTCTGGGGCTGGGCATTAAGGTTCCTGGTCAGGTTGAGGGGATTATTCTAGACAGTCGTAGTTTAACAATCTGAAATGGAGTCTGCCTTCAAACAGATTGAATCAAGTAGCTTGAATCAAGCTAGAAATTACTTCAATCAATTTTTTGGGTTCGATTGGTTTGGAGACATGCTGTTGAAACCCAGCTTGTAGTGCTTGTTGCTGGTTGAAGTCTCCAGCGTAAGCAGTCAGGGCGATCGCTGCAACTTGCCCACCTTGCTCTGGCGACAACGCTCTTACCTGTTGCATCAGCATGTAGCCATTCATATCTGGCATCCCGATGTCACTCAGCAGCACATTTGGCCTAGAGTGGATGAGCATGGTCAAGGCTTCAGCAGCAGTCGTTGCGATCAGCACAGTGGCTCCAGCTTCCTTCAACACAAAGGCCACGAATTCTCGTGAATCCGGTTCATCATCCACCACTAAAACCTGAACCCCATGCAAATCGTAGTCAGATTCTGGCGATTGACGGCTCTGAGTAGCGATCGCCTGTGTGGGCATCAGTGGAAGTCTGACGGTAAAGGTAGCACCCATGCCAACCCCTGGGCTTTCAACTCCGACCGTGCCTCCGTGTAGTTCGACCAAGTGCCGCACGATCGCTAACCCTAATCCCAGCCCGCCAAACTTTCGTGTTGTAGTGGCATCAGCTTGCCGAAAGCTGTCAAACACATAGGGCAGGAAGTCAGGGACAATTCCCTGTCCAGTATCACCGACTGTAATGTAAGCGTATGAGTCTAAGCGCTCTAGCCGAATCCTGACTTGCCCTCCGTTTGGCGTGAACTTTACCGCATTGGAGAGCAGATTCCAAACCACTTGCTGCAACCGAGTAGAATCTCCAGAAACCAATCCCACATCTGGGTCAAGGTTGCTCTCAATTTGGATTGACTTCGCTTCTGCCGCTAGCCGTACCGTTTCCATCGCCGCTCGAATGATGAAGATCAGATTAATCGCGCTAACTTCAAGGTTGAGCTTGCCTTGGAGAATCCGGGAAACATCGAGCAAATCTTCAATCAATTCCGATTGCAGTTGGGCATTGCGTTCGATGGTCTTCAACGCCTGTTGGGTTCTGGCTGCGTCTAGCTTGCCGTTCTGCAAGAGCCTTGACCAACCCAAAATTGGGTTAAGGGGCGATCGCAATTCATGGGAGAGTACTGCCAAAAACTCATCTTTGAGCCGATTCGCGCGATCGGCTTCGACTCGGGCAGCTTGCTCACGGGTCAGGAGGTGTTCGCGTTCTGCCTCAATATGTTTTTGCTCAGTGATATTGAGTACAGTGCCAATAAAGCGTTGTGGCTGGTCGGCAGCATCAAAGTAAACTTGTCCTTTTGCCGTAATCCACCGTTCAACCCCATCTTGAATCCCGATCGTGCGATATTCTACGCTATACTTGCCGCCCCTGGCTGGGTTCAAAACTTGTTGCACTACTTTTTCTAATCGTTCGCGATCATCAGGGTGTAGACCTGCAAAAAAGCTCTCAATGCTGCTCTCCGCTTCTGGGGGTAAGCCAAACATGGCTTTGCAACCTTCATCCCAAATCAGTTGATTAGTGATCAAATCCCAGTCCCAGGTCCCTAACTGAGCAGATTCGATCGCCATGCGGAAGCGGTTTTCACTGTCGCGTAAGGCTGCTTCGGTGCGGGCCCGATCGACTGCTGCCCAAGTCCGCTCGGCGACTTCTTCTACTAAAGCCACTTCGTCTGGTGTCCAGTCTCGCGGTCCAGCCATGTGGACTGCTAATACCGCTACAAATTCGTCACCCTTGACCAGCGGTATGCCGATGTAGGCTCCAATCTGGATCGCAGCGTAGGCTGACCGTTGGGCTGGGGATAGGTTGGGATCGGTTGCCACATTGGGCATGTACACCGTACGACCCGCACGGAACGCCGCAAGCAGCTTGGGTCCAAATGAATCAATGGGATAGCCGCCAGCGATCGCGTCGGCACCGTTGACGTAGTCACGCTCAACCACGTAATCAGCACCGCAAACCTCGAAGTAGGCCACGCGGTTCGCACCGAGATATTCACCCAGCACTCGGCTAGCTGTAGCCTGAATCTCCACTGGGTCAGCAAGTGGGCGTAGGGTATCGGTCAGAGCAACCCGGAAGGCATCAAACTCGGCAGCACGCCGTGAAACTTCTTCTGCTCGTTTGCGTTCACTAATGTCATTGAACAGAACTGCCACTTTGCGCTCGTGCGGCTCACCGACCCGGAAGGCGTAAATATCAAAAAAACGTCCTAGCGCCTCAGCAGAGTTCTCAAAGCGTATCGCTACACCTGTTAGCGCAATTTTGCCGTAAACCTCCAACCAGTATGCGTCATGCTCTGGGACTAATTCGCGCATTGTTTTGCCAATCGCATCCACCAGTCCCGTGTGTTTCTCAAACAGCGGGTTAGCTTCCAGGAAGCGGTAATCGTCTGCTTTTCCGATTTCATCAAACAAAACTTCGATCAAGCAAAAGCCTTCGTCGATCGACTCAAACAGCGATCGATACTTTGCTTCCGATTCGCGCAAGGCTTTTTCTGCTTGCTGGCGTTCGTCTTCAGCGCGCACGCGATCGCTAATGTCTCGCGAGATGCACAACAGCCTTTCAACTTGCCCATTTGCTCCCCGAATAGGGCTAATCTTGTTATCCCACCACTTAGGTTCGCCGCTCAGTGTTGGACGAAATCCTTGAAAAGTGCAAACTTTACCCGCTCTAGCCTTCACGATCGCCTGGATTGCCACAGCCTGAGTCGATCCTTGCCAGAACTCAGTCCAGGATGTATTCAGAAACGGCGTAATGTCCTGGATGCTAAGCAGCGCTTGCCCTCGCGGACTCATGAACAGAATTCGCCCCTCTAAATCCAATACCTTGATGCAGTCATCGCTACTTTCAAGAATCTGCTGATCAAAATCCTGACTTTGGCCTCGTGCCATTGTTGGCTCTACCTGTTCAGCTTCAGCGCTGCCCTGAGCGGTGTTTTGAGTGATGTTTTGAGATAAATACTTGTCAGAAGCGACAGAGCGACGAAGGCTATCAGTCATACAGTCTCCATCCTTACTCTGAAAAGTATTTGGCGAGCAAATCTTTGCCAGTTTCACCCATCTGATGCAGCAATTGTTCAATCTGCTTCAACGCGATGGGTAAGGGCTTGGTTCGCCCATTTTCCCAGCGATTGACGCTCTGAAATGAAACTCCTAGCTTCGCGGCAAACTTGACTTGGGAGAGTGCTAGCCGTTGTCGCGTTTCTCGCACGAGATCCGCTAGCTCCGATGCGGCGATCGCAGGCATAAGGCACAAACCATAAAACAGCATTCACTAGCTATACCACGTGGTATAAAAAGCTTTCTCCCTCAGAAGACACAGGAAAGACGTTGCTATCTCGTCTAAGGAACACTCGTTACAGGAATAAAGTCGAGATCGATCTTATTTTTGTAACTGTTGGCATTACTGCTTGCCGAGGAATTCCACAGTAATGAAGTAAAGGATGCCGAGGCTCTTTGGTAGAGAGCGAAGCAATTTGGGTTTACTGTTAATCAGAATTATGCGTCTGCCCCATCTGGTGTTAACAGAACTGGCATGTTCTAAGCCTCTGGAGCTTTTTTAGAGCCACCTATTTTGGTAAGCGTTGGAGATCCCACTGATGTCTGCGACCTGGACCGCTGAGCAAATCTTGGCACTAGCCCCCGATGCAAGTTCTGCTAAGAACGGCAAAGGCTTAGCGAGCATTCGCAAATGGGTTGTGTTGGGCCAAGTAGAGCTAGCAGTTTGGGGAGAATGTCAAGGCAGTGGCAAAAACCCCTATCGAACGCAGATTGACTTGAGCGAACCCGCGTTTCAGTGCAGTTGCCCCAGCCGTAAGTTTCCTTGTAAACATGGCTTAGGGCTGTTTCTGGTCTGGGCCGAGCAATCCACTGCCTTTAGTGTTGGCACGCCGCCGTCCTGGGTTGAAGAGTGGCTGAGTTCTCGCCAACAGCGTCAAGAAAAGCGCACGCAAAAACAAAAACAAGAGCAATCCAAACCGATTGATGCGGCTGCTCAGGCAAAGCGGGCTAGCGCTCGCGCGGCTAAGGTCACGGCTGGTATTCAAGATTTGCAACTATGGCTTCATGACCTAACTCGTCATGGGTTAGCGACGGTGCAACAAAATTCTTATCAGTTTTGGGACATGCCCGCAGCTCGGCTGGTAGATGCCCAAGCACCCGGATTGGCTCGACAACTGCGAGAAATGGCAAGCATTCCGTCTTCGGGGTCAGGGTGGGCAGAACGATTGCTGAGCCGTCTAGGAAAACTTCACCTGCTGCTAGAAGGGTTCCAGCGCTTGGAGTCGCTACCCGCTGAAACTCAGGCCGACATCCGGAGTTTAATTGGTTGGACCCAAACTCAAGACGAGTTATTGACAGAGGCGATCGCGACAGAGCTACCCAATGAACTTCAAAACGCAGGGCGTGATGGTTCAAAAGAGATACTGCGTGACCATTGGTTAGTCCTAGGACAACATCACACCGAAGAAGACCGTCTGCGAATTCGGCGGAGTTGGCTTTGGGGTCAAGAGAGCCAACGCAGCGCCCTATTGCTCGATTTTGCTCACGGCAAGCAGCCGATGGATGCCAGCTTGATTGCAGGCACAGTTTTGGATGCAGAATTGGTGTTTTATCCTAGCGCTTACCCGCTCCGAGCCTTGCTGAAAACTCGCCACCACGCTCCAACTCCAATGCAGGAGATGCCAGGTTATCCAACCATTGCGATCGCCTTGCAAGCTTATGCTCAGGCAATGAGCTGCAATCCCTGGCTAGAGAGGTTTCCAGTTGCGCTCCAAGCGGTAACTCCAGTCTGTGAAGGCAATCATTGGTTTGTGCAGGACTCGGAGGGACGGTTCCTCAAGCTTAGCGATCGCTTTTCTGGAAGCTGGCAATTGCTGGCCCTGAGTGGAGGGCATCCGGTAGCGCTGTTTGCCGAATGGGAAGGAGAGACGCTACTGCCGCTCAGCGTTTGGACAGAAAACAAATTCTATGTTTTGAAGGGTGATGCTCTATGACTTCGCCCTGGGAAACTCTTGTGACAGCGGCGCTTTTGGGCACAGAGCGCCAAGCGTTTACTCCGCCTGCTGAGACTGGCTTGCTGGGTGAATTGCTCTCGCGTTTAGATGCTGCCAACCCGGAAGCAGCTTTACTGGGAGCGGCGGCAGCTGTCTCTTTGCATCAACAGGTGGGGCAATTGCCCGCGATCGCTCGTAAGCCTTTACCCACGGCTTGCGACTTAGACGATCTACCCCGGTGTAGTCCTCAAGCGGGTCATCACCTGAGCCTGATGCTAAGCGGAGAGTACGCCAAAGTGTTACCAGAATGGTTAGCGGCAGTAGCGGCGGCAGGGCAGCGAGTACCAGAATTTAATTTGCCTGCTTTGCTGGATTTGGGCCAGCGCAAAACCGATTTACAAGCCGCAATTGCGCCTGTGTTAGGTAAGCGAGGTCAATGGTTAGCAGCCCAAAACCCGGATTGGAATTTTGTTACGGCGACTGAGGAGGATACAAGTTGGGAGACGGGCAACCGTGCCGCTCGAAAAGCTTTGCTGAATCGCTGGCGATCGCAAGAGCCAGAACGCGCCCGCCATGCCCTGGCAGCTACCTGGAAACAAGAAACTGCCGCCGAAAAAACAGCTTTTCTGGAAACTTTTTCAACCCAGTTGAGCTTGGCAGATGAACCTTTTCTAGAATCGGCGTTGAGCGATCGCAGCAAGGATGTGCGCCGGGTTGCCGCTGATTTGTTGTCGAGACTACCCGACTCCCGCCTCTGCCAACGAATGACAGAACGAGTCCACCGCTACATCAAGTTTGGCCCGAACCAAACCCTAGAAGTCACCCTGCCTGAAGCGCTTGATCCTGACCTGCTTCAAGATGGGATTGAGCCAAAAGTACCCTATAACTACTCGATGGGCGAAAAAGCTTGGTGGCTGTTGCAGATTGTAGCGGCCACTCCCTTAAGCGTTTGGACTTCAACCCAATGCACTCTAGAAGCGTTGGTGCAAGCTGCCGTGCAGAGTGAATGGACTCCAGTATTTTGGCAAGGCTGGAAGCAAGCGACTATTCGCCAGCGATCGCCAGCCTGGGTGCCTGCTCTGCTGGAGTTTCATCTGGCAACAACCCAAGATGTGACCTATCTCCAGGACGAAGACTTACAACAACTTATGGCGCTTTTACCTGAAGCTGAGCAAGAAGCATTGGCGCTCAATCACTTGCAGCTCAAAGGGATAGAAAATTCAGCCGCATTGCGAATGCTATATCAGGTGCGTTCAGCCTGGAGTATCCAACTAGGCCGAGCGGTGCTGGACGCGCTCTATCAATACATCACTGTCTTGGAAGCACACCCCTTATGGCACCTGCTAGAGGCTTTGAAAGAATTTGCCCTCTGGATACCTCCCTCTTTATTAACCGAAGCCATCCCCTTAGCCGCAGCCATTGAGAACCGTAGCAACTGGGCTGCCAGCACTGATCAGGGTTGTTGGTCTAGAGAAATTGAGAAATTCTTAGCGCTGCTTCAGTTCCGGCAAGATATGTTACAGGCCCTTACCCAGCAATCAAAGTGAAACCATGACAGACAGCAAGCAAACTACCAAAACCCGCACCTCGAAAAAAGCCGCAACGGTCGAAGCTAGTCCCGCGATCGCTTCAACCCAGACCACCTTATTGCGAGAGCACGCCGAGCATCAGTTCGCCCATGAACTCGATGAACTCGCCAAACAAGATACGCGCCAGCGTCCCCCCAACTGGAAGCTCTCTCCCTGGGCCGTTTCAACCTATCTACTAGGAGGTATCCTCGACAACGGGTTTGAGGTGTCTCCCAAGTACATTGGTAATCGTCGTGTGATTGAAATTGCGGTGGCAACCTTGACCACCGATCGCGCTCTGCTCCTTTATGGGGTTCCAGGAACGGCAAAATCCTGGGTTTCCGAGCATCTATCTGCCGCGATCGCAGGTGACTCAACGCTACTCATTCAAGGTACAGCGGGAACCAGTGAAGAAGCGATTCGCTACGGCTGGAACTATGCGCGGCTGTTAGCAGAAGGCCCATCCATGCAGGCCTTGGTTCCTAGCCCCATGATGCGCGCGATGGAGATAGGGCAGATTGCCAGAGTTGAGGAACTAACCCGGATTCCCTCAGATGTGCAAGATACACTGATTACGATTCTCTCGGAAAAGACGCTACCCATCCCAGAACTGAATACCGAAGCGCAGGCAACCAAGGGATTTAACGTAATTGCCACAGCTAACAATCGCGATCGCGGTGTGAATGAACTCTCTAGTGCTTTGAAGCGTCGCTTTAACACCGTGATTCTGCCCGTTCCCGATAGCGCTGAGGACGAGGTGAATATTGTGCAGCGTCGGGTGACTAGCTTAGGCCGCGCCTTGGAGTTACCCGCTGAACCACCCGCCCTCGAGGAAATCCGCCGAGTCGTCACCATCTTTCGAGAGTTACGCAATGGTGTGACTAGCGATGGCAAGACCAAACTGAAATCTCCTACAGGCACCCTGAGTACGGCGGAAGCCATCTCCGTTGTCAGCAGCGGCATGGCGTTGTCCGCCCATTTTGGAGACGGCAGCTTAAACGCTAGCGATCTGATGGCAGGTCTGGTTGGAGCTGTGATTAAAGACCCAGTGCAGGATCAGGTTGTCTGGAAGGAATATCTGGAGACAGTGGTGAAAGAAAGAGAGGGGTGGAAAGATCTCTACCGCGCCAGCCGAGAGGTGATGTAACGCGATCGCTGCTTGAGATCTCCAGAAAAACTGACCCCCTTGAGTTATGTCACCAAGTTCTAATGTTCATATTTTCGGCATTCGGCATCATGGCCCCGGTTCTGCCCGAAGTTTGTTGCAAGCGCTGCACACCCTACAACCGGATGTGATTTTGGTCGAGGGACCTCCTGATGCGGATGATGTTTTGCCGCTGTTGGCCCAGGCAGACATGAAGCCTCCGGTTGCCCTGCTAATCTATGCCCCAGATCAACCACAGCAGGCGGTTTATTACCCGTTTGCTGTTTTTTCTCCAGAATGGCAAGCCCTGCACTATGGCCTGAAACACCAGATTCCTGTCCGGTTCATGGACTTACCGCAAATGCATCAGCTAGGGGTAAGCCCGCTTGAAGAACCCGTCAGGGAACCAGGAAACAGTGACGAAAAAGAGAACATTGCCACCACCGAACCAGAGGAGCTAACCCCCGACCCAGCGATAGATCTGCAACCTGAAGGCGATCGCCCTTTTTCTCCTACAGACCCCAGTCAGGCTGTGATCTCGGATCCTCTTACCTGGTTAGCCCAAGCTGCGGGCTATAGCGATGGTGAGCGCTGGTGGGAGCACATGGTAGAACACCGTCAAAACAGCACCGATTTGTTCGCAGCCATTCTGGAGGTGATGACAGTTCTCCGTGCCGAAGTCGAGGCTGACCCAGCTTACAGTTCTAGCCTCGCTCAACGCCATCCGCTCCAGGTTGAGCGAGAAGCTAAGCGAGAAGCTTACATGCGCCAAACCATCCGGGCCGCGCAGAAGGAAGGCAAAGAGCGGATTGCTATAGTTTGTGGGGCTTGGCACGCTCCAGCCTTAGCCGAGTTGTCAAACGCAAAAGCGGATACTGCAACCCTTAAAGGACTACTCAAAACCAAAGTTCAAACCACCTGGGTTCCCTGGACTTATGGGCGACTAGCGATGAGCAGCGGTTATGGCGCAGGCATTGAATCCCCCGGTTGGTACCATCACCTTTGGCAAGCAGGTATCTCCGACAAGCCAAGCTCTGCTTCCGCCTCTCAAATCACCATCAGTTGGATGACCTGCGTCGCTCGTCTGTTGCGGCAACAAGATCTCGATGCCTCCTCTGCCAGTGTAATTGAGGCAGTACGCTTAGCCGAAGCGTTAGCAGCTTTACGCGATCGCGCTCTACCTAGCCTCATGGAACTAAATGAAGCCACGCAAACCGTACTTTGCTTTGGGGATGCGCTGCCAATGAAGCTAATCCACGAAAAGCTGATCGTTGGCGAACGCTTGGGGGAGGTGCCCGACGAAACGCCAATGGTGCCTTTGCAGCAAGACTTGTTACGACAACAGAAGCGCTTGCGGTTGAAAGTTGATGCCACCGAGCAAACGCTAGATTTAGATTTGCGAAAACCCACCGATCTAGAGCGATCGCATCTCCTGCATCGGCTCAGTTTGTTCGGCATCGGTTGGGGTAAACCTCAGAGGAATGCAGGGGGCAAAGGCACCTTCCACGAGTTATGGCGCTTGCGGTGGCAACCAGAGTTTGTGATCGCTTTAATTGAGGTGGGGATTTGGGGCAACACGATTGAAGCAGCCGCGATCGCCTTTGTCTGTGATGCTGCGAATCGGGCCGCTGACTTGCCCGCTTTAACCCGACTGATTGACCAAACTCTATTAGCGAACCTGCCAGAGGCGATTCACCACTTAATGGTACGGCTGCAAGCTGAAGCCGCGATCGCCAGTGATGTCGCTCATCTCATGGCTGCCCTTCCTCCCCTAGCCAATGTGCTGCGCTATGGCAACGTTCGTCAAATTGACACAGGCATTGTTGGCCCAGTAGTGGATGGCCTGATCACGCGCGTTTGTATTGGTTTACCCGTGGCTTGTGCCTCGCTCAATGATGAAGCGGCTGCGACTTTGTACAACTTGCTCCTAGAGATGCATCGAGTCGTGACCCTATTGCAAAAGCCAGAACATCTCGCGGACTGGCAAGCAGTCTTAACTCAACTAGCCGATCAGCGAGGCTTACATGGTTTGTTAGCGGGACGTTGCTGTCGCTTGCTCTTAGAGTCTGGGGCTTTCAGTGCCGAGGAAACTGCTCAGCGTCTTGGTCTTGCCCTTTCCAGCACCAATGAACCTGCCCAATCTGCGGCCTGGGTAGAAGGGTTATTGCAAGGCAGCGGTTTGCTGTTACTTCATAACCCAACCTCGTGGCAGGTTTTAGATGAGTGGATTAGCACGCTATCGACCGAGCATTTCACAACGGTTTTGCCATTGCTCCGTCGTACCTTTTCGACCTTTTCAGCTCCAGAGCGGCGGCAAATGGGCGAGCAAGTGCGGCAAGGCAGAAGTGGTAGCTCAGCCAACCTTACTACATCAACTTCAAGTGAAAGCTTCGATCTCGATCGCGCCGATCAGATTTTGGCGATCGTGGCTCAACTGCTGGGAATTGAACTAGCCCTGCATCATCCCATTAATTCTGTCACCGCCGTCAAGGACACCCATTAGCTATGACTCAACCGTTTGACGAACGTCTCCGCCGATGGCGTTTAATTTTGGGTGGCGGATCAGCAGATGGGATTTGTACAGGTGGGGATACAGATGGGCTTGATCTGACCCTGAGTGCCGCCGACCAAGCGATGGATGATGCCTTGAGTGCTTTGTATGACAGCGATCGCCAGGGTAGCTTGGGCAGTTCTTCGCCCAAGGTCGCCCGCTGGTTGGGAGACATTCGCAGCTATTTCCCCTCATCCG contains the following coding sequences:
- a CDS encoding ATP-binding protein → MTDSLRRSVASDKYLSQNITQNTAQGSAEAEQVEPTMARGQSQDFDQQILESSDDCIKVLDLEGRILFMSPRGQALLSIQDITPFLNTSWTEFWQGSTQAVAIQAIVKARAGKVCTFQGFRPTLSGEPKWWDNKISPIRGANGQVERLLCISRDISDRVRAEDERQQAEKALRESEAKYRSLFESIDEGFCLIEVLFDEIGKADDYRFLEANPLFEKHTGLVDAIGKTMRELVPEHDAYWLEVYGKIALTGVAIRFENSAEALGRFFDIYAFRVGEPHERKVAVLFNDISERKRAEEVSRRAAEFDAFRVALTDTLRPLADPVEIQATASRVLGEYLGANRVAYFEVCGADYVVERDYVNGADAIAGGYPIDSFGPKLLAAFRAGRTVYMPNVATDPNLSPAQRSAYAAIQIGAYIGIPLVKGDEFVAVLAVHMAGPRDWTPDEVALVEEVAERTWAAVDRARTEAALRDSENRFRMAIESAQLGTWDWDLITNQLIWDEGCKAMFGLPPEAESSIESFFAGLHPDDRERLEKVVQQVLNPARGGKYSVEYRTIGIQDGVERWITAKGQVYFDAADQPQRFIGTVLNITEQKHIEAEREHLLTREQAARVEADRANRLKDEFLAVLSHELRSPLNPILGWSRLLQNGKLDAARTQQALKTIERNAQLQSELIEDLLDVSRILQGKLNLEVSAINLIFIIRAAMETVRLAAEAKSIQIESNLDPDVGLVSGDSTRLQQVVWNLLSNAVKFTPNGGQVRIRLERLDSYAYITVGDTGQGIVPDFLPYVFDSFRQADATTTRKFGGLGLGLAIVRHLVELHGGTVGVESPGVGMGATFTVRLPLMPTQAIATQSRQSPESDYDLHGVQVLVVDDEPDSREFVAFVLKEAGATVLIATTAAEALTMLIHSRPNVLLSDIGMPDMNGYMLMQQVRALSPEQGGQVAAIALTAYAGDFNQQQALQAGFQQHVSKPIEPKKLIEVISSLIQAT
- a CDS encoding catalase family protein, with product MPSPREQYVRYSDDVEVKQPDEDKLIHETLDSVGRMGQRVFDKHRHAMRGAHAKGHGGLKGELTIYDNLPTPLAQGLFREPRTYPVMIRFSTSPGDIMPDGMSAFRGMAIKVIGVEGSKLFSSEPDALTQDFLMINRPVFPSGNVARYLNEQLLQEKVVVRAPEEAQQLLTTALRTVNAVTKKVGIDLYPTALGITVPETHILGETYYTTAALRYGDYIAKISAVPISDSLQPLVGKTVETNDSSVLRDLIVDFFRQQPAEYELRAQLCTNLETMPIEDASIPWSEQESPYQAIAKLTIPVQEAFSPARRVYVDEVLSFNAWHCIAEHRPLGSIQRVRRQVYEASSRYRHEMNQQPKGEPRSIEEMPD
- a CDS encoding DNA-binding transcriptional regulator translates to MPAIAASELADLVRETRQRLALSQVKFAAKLGVSFQSVNRWENGRTKPLPIALKQIEQLLHQMGETGKDLLAKYFSE
- a CDS encoding L,D-transpeptidase, giving the protein MVLFACTAPRAEQPQRPETSTAVATKQPVELVGNSSIASHKQKATYSLVIHRSDKRLEVLNSQGDRLYEAPIGIGQGGMKEKQDMADLVTPTGEMTVDLILYKKSAYNQIASQNVQRFAQNPQFRPLVIQPQGLVQLFQNMSRLDFDGNGSPDKAYGDGYIGLTSETTITGPKMSTFASTPYWFSIALHGTPNPKNIGQANSGGCVHLAPDTLKQLIEQKWVQLGTAVKIVD
- a CDS encoding SWIM zinc finger family protein, with translation MSATWTAEQILALAPDASSAKNGKGLASIRKWVVLGQVELAVWGECQGSGKNPYRTQIDLSEPAFQCSCPSRKFPCKHGLGLFLVWAEQSTAFSVGTPPSWVEEWLSSRQQRQEKRTQKQKQEQSKPIDAAAQAKRASARAAKVTAGIQDLQLWLHDLTRHGLATVQQNSYQFWDMPAARLVDAQAPGLARQLREMASIPSSGSGWAERLLSRLGKLHLLLEGFQRLESLPAETQADIRSLIGWTQTQDELLTEAIATELPNELQNAGRDGSKEILRDHWLVLGQHHTEEDRLRIRRSWLWGQESQRSALLLDFAHGKQPMDASLIAGTVLDAELVFYPSAYPLRALLKTRHHAPTPMQEMPGYPTIAIALQAYAQAMSCNPWLERFPVALQAVTPVCEGNHWFVQDSEGRFLKLSDRFSGSWQLLALSGGHPVALFAEWEGETLLPLSVWTENKFYVLKGDAL